One genomic window of Polyangium aurulentum includes the following:
- a CDS encoding AAA family ATPase, giving the protein MNIQSFRDTFEGIRREAGKVLLGQDEIIESTLIAILAGGHVLIEGVPGLGKTLLVRTLAHVVGASFRRIQFTPDLMPSDVTGGNIFDQKQDRFVFHEGPVFTQLLLADEINRAPAKTQSALLEAMQDLAVTTDGVTRPLPEPFLVIATQNPVESQGTYPLPEAQLDRFLVKLHVRHPAAAVEKQILRHHVDGFQAAKLERAGIERIASAEDIIAMRGALGGVRVDDGIIDYITDIVGRTRAHRAVYLGASPRGSIGLLGAARARAASEGRNFVSPDDVKALASAVLRHRLILHPDAEIEGMSADDCVDDILREAKVPRTAA; this is encoded by the coding sequence ATGAACATCCAGAGTTTCCGCGACACATTCGAAGGCATCCGTCGCGAGGCCGGCAAGGTCCTCCTCGGCCAGGACGAGATCATCGAGAGCACGCTCATCGCGATTCTCGCCGGCGGCCACGTCCTCATCGAGGGCGTCCCCGGGCTCGGCAAGACGCTGCTCGTGCGAACGCTCGCGCACGTCGTCGGCGCGAGCTTCCGCCGCATTCAATTCACGCCCGATCTCATGCCGAGCGACGTCACGGGCGGCAACATCTTCGACCAGAAGCAGGACCGCTTCGTCTTTCACGAGGGCCCCGTCTTCACGCAGCTCCTGCTCGCGGACGAGATCAACCGCGCCCCCGCCAAGACGCAGAGCGCGCTCCTCGAGGCCATGCAGGACCTCGCCGTCACCACCGACGGCGTGACGCGCCCCTTGCCCGAGCCCTTTCTCGTCATTGCAACGCAAAACCCCGTCGAGTCGCAGGGCACCTATCCGCTGCCCGAGGCCCAGCTCGACCGCTTCCTCGTGAAGCTCCACGTCCGCCACCCCGCGGCCGCGGTCGAGAAGCAGATCCTCCGCCACCACGTCGACGGCTTCCAGGCTGCAAAGCTCGAGCGCGCGGGCATCGAGCGGATCGCCTCGGCCGAGGACATCATCGCCATGCGCGGCGCCCTCGGTGGCGTGCGCGTCGACGACGGCATCATCGATTACATCACCGATATCGTGGGCCGCACCCGCGCGCACCGCGCCGTGTATCTCGGGGCCTCGCCGCGCGGCTCGATCGGCTTGCTCGGCGCCGCGCGCGCCCGGGCCGCGAGCGAGGGGCGCAATTTCGTCTCCCCCGACGACGTGAAGGCCCTCGCGTCCGCCGTCCTGCGCCACCGGCTCATTCTCCACCCCGACGCCGAGATCGAGGGCATGAGCGCCGATGATTGCGTCGATGACATCCTGCGCGAGGCCAAGGTCCCGCGCACTGCGGCCTGA
- a CDS encoding DUF4350 domain-containing protein, whose amino-acid sequence MIHFVLVLSTLGATPSYRANDDVRTVLAEDRYRFCHEDKYPLASDEREFCHFVGETSEICPSLPAACKNPPAPVESGSLPVSNRCTSGSRCFNGRSSGRDDRVAVRRYEEGGNGSGKGDGSGSGKGDGSGKGNGAGSGKDPSASGSGNGDTPPPPAPPPDFQVSAVAAGIARILFFGLLAAFVAYVVYLILKNIVSGRETEEEVAPEADPAPQATPDKRPALGPVETDVQRLLSRARAAAQRGEFNQAIDDVYAALLRRLDGDGLIHIQTFRTNGDYVRDLRRDKPELAQAVRAIVADVESVQFGSRAPSADLFTRIHDRVVPLVTRALAVALFFVGLSSTLSCGHVAAADTEKSGVFTGDASPSGTHAIVTLLEKYGVHAVHRSEPVKKLPDTDKTLVVFPETEIDGAGWDRLLDWVAEGGDLVIAGVPSVPRRAGATMGEGTQSGPVLVQDDAMDEMGELYLAIPAGPVLRATGGEVLLARETGEPYAVHRRLRSTSILGGHVVVLADDRLFTNIALTAGENGAFLVSLFRALHPDVEICDAWTGAGADTPLDSIENARMTPILLQLLALLAVFFLWKGRAFGVLRDPDAHQRRAFADHVRALGLAYARAGASRHVLGLYAAWAIERLRDRVPRGGRFGLAPLAEAIAARTGTPASEVMRVLVEAHDAQKEAAPPSVGSGGLVAGKSRAAARAESNADFNLMRALDQFLTATGRERRRRGKIPPPRDPSRDPNA is encoded by the coding sequence ATGATTCATTTCGTCCTCGTCCTGTCGACCCTCGGGGCCACGCCCTCCTACCGCGCCAACGACGACGTGCGCACGGTCCTCGCCGAGGATCGTTATCGATTCTGCCACGAGGACAAATACCCCCTCGCCAGCGACGAGCGCGAGTTCTGCCATTTCGTGGGCGAGACCAGCGAGATCTGCCCCTCGCTCCCCGCGGCTTGCAAGAACCCGCCCGCGCCCGTCGAATCCGGCAGCCTGCCCGTCAGCAATCGCTGCACCTCGGGCTCCCGATGCTTCAACGGGCGCTCCTCGGGCCGCGACGACCGCGTCGCCGTGCGCCGTTACGAGGAAGGCGGCAATGGCAGCGGAAAGGGCGACGGAAGCGGCAGCGGCAAGGGAGACGGCAGCGGCAAGGGCAATGGCGCGGGCAGCGGCAAGGACCCGAGCGCCTCCGGGAGCGGCAACGGCGATACGCCCCCGCCCCCTGCTCCGCCGCCGGACTTCCAGGTCTCGGCCGTCGCAGCGGGCATCGCGCGCATTCTCTTCTTCGGCCTGCTCGCGGCCTTCGTCGCTTACGTGGTGTATCTCATCCTCAAGAACATCGTCTCCGGCCGCGAGACCGAGGAGGAGGTCGCACCCGAAGCCGACCCCGCGCCCCAGGCCACCCCCGACAAACGCCCGGCGCTCGGTCCGGTCGAGACCGACGTGCAGCGACTGCTCAGCCGCGCCCGCGCCGCGGCCCAGCGCGGCGAATTCAACCAGGCGATCGACGACGTCTACGCCGCGCTCCTGCGCCGCCTCGACGGCGACGGCCTCATCCACATCCAGACCTTCCGCACGAACGGCGATTACGTGCGGGACCTGCGCCGCGACAAACCCGAGCTCGCCCAGGCCGTGCGCGCCATCGTCGCCGACGTCGAGAGCGTGCAATTCGGCTCGCGCGCGCCCTCGGCCGACCTGTTCACCCGGATCCACGACCGGGTGGTCCCGCTCGTCACCCGCGCCCTCGCGGTGGCGCTCTTCTTCGTCGGTTTGTCCTCCACGCTCTCGTGCGGCCACGTGGCCGCGGCGGATACCGAAAAGAGCGGCGTGTTCACCGGCGACGCCTCGCCCTCGGGCACCCACGCGATCGTCACGCTGCTCGAAAAATACGGCGTCCACGCGGTCCACCGCTCCGAGCCCGTGAAGAAGCTGCCGGACACCGACAAAACCCTGGTGGTTTTTCCGGAGACCGAGATCGACGGGGCAGGCTGGGACCGGCTGCTCGACTGGGTGGCCGAGGGCGGCGATCTCGTGATTGCGGGCGTCCCCTCGGTCCCGCGCCGCGCGGGGGCCACGATGGGCGAGGGCACGCAATCGGGGCCGGTGCTCGTGCAGGACGACGCGATGGACGAGATGGGCGAGCTGTACCTCGCCATTCCCGCAGGCCCGGTGCTGCGCGCGACGGGCGGCGAGGTCCTGCTCGCGCGCGAGACGGGCGAGCCCTACGCCGTCCACCGCCGCCTGCGCAGCACGAGCATCCTCGGCGGGCACGTCGTCGTGCTCGCCGACGACCGGCTCTTCACCAACATCGCGCTCACGGCCGGCGAGAACGGCGCTTTTCTGGTCTCGCTCTTCCGCGCCCTGCACCCCGACGTCGAGATCTGCGACGCGTGGACCGGCGCGGGCGCCGATACGCCGCTCGATTCGATCGAGAACGCGCGAATGACGCCCATCCTGCTCCAGCTCCTCGCGCTGCTCGCGGTGTTTTTCCTGTGGAAGGGCCGCGCCTTCGGCGTCCTGCGCGATCCCGACGCGCACCAGCGTCGCGCTTTTGCCGATCACGTCCGCGCCCTCGGCCTCGCCTATGCGCGCGCGGGCGCCTCGCGTCACGTCCTCGGGCTCTATGCCGCGTGGGCGATCGAGAGGTTGCGCGATCGCGTCCCCCGCGGCGGCCGGTTCGGCCTGGCGCCGCTCGCCGAGGCCATTGCCGCGCGCACGGGTACGCCCGCGAGCGAGGTCATGCGCGTGCTCGTCGAGGCCCATGACGCGCAGAAAGAGGCCGCGCCGCCCTCCGTCGGCTCGGGCGGGCTCGTGGCCGGCAAGTCCCGCGCCGCCGCGCGCGCCGAATCCAACGCCGATTTCAACCTCATGCGCGCGCTCGATCAATTCCTCACCGCCACCGGGCGCGAACGCAGGCGCCGCGGCAAGATCCCCCCGCCCCGCGATCCCTCGAGAGACCCGAACGCATGA
- a CDS encoding stage II sporulation protein M, whose protein sequence is MKTQDEIIAARQRDWHELEAIVSRGEAFHQLDGPSISRAATLYRSLCNDLAKSRARCTPDLVAYLDNLAGRAHSALYGAQPFRAPPIVSLLFREFPATLRKNAVFLAIASALFLIPCAIGFALGLHLPNTTADILPRSMLEGMADAYSKGFDAGRSEATDTSMAGYYVYNNVGIAFRCFATGIFYGLGSIFFLLYNGLVIGAVAGYVGAAGFGGNIGTFMCGHAPFELTAIVISGAAGLRMGYALVVTNGRTRLGSLRESAPEIARLVGGAAFMLLIAALVEGFWSPSAVAAPVKWTVASIFTLAVAAWLALGGRAGALQRRSA, encoded by the coding sequence GTGAAGACCCAGGACGAGATCATCGCCGCCCGCCAGAGAGACTGGCACGAGCTCGAGGCCATCGTCTCGCGCGGCGAGGCCTTCCACCAGCTCGACGGCCCATCGATATCGCGGGCGGCCACGCTCTATCGATCGCTTTGCAACGACCTGGCCAAGAGCCGCGCGCGCTGCACGCCCGATCTCGTCGCGTACCTCGACAACCTCGCGGGCCGCGCGCACAGCGCGCTCTACGGCGCCCAGCCCTTCCGCGCGCCGCCGATCGTGAGCCTGCTCTTTCGCGAGTTTCCGGCCACGCTGCGCAAGAACGCGGTCTTCCTCGCGATCGCCTCGGCCCTCTTTCTGATCCCCTGCGCGATCGGCTTCGCCCTCGGCCTGCACCTTCCGAACACCACCGCCGACATCCTGCCCCGCAGCATGCTCGAGGGCATGGCCGACGCCTATTCGAAGGGCTTCGACGCCGGCCGCAGCGAGGCCACCGACACCTCGATGGCCGGGTATTACGTCTACAACAACGTCGGCATTGCGTTTCGCTGCTTCGCGACGGGCATCTTCTACGGCCTCGGCAGCATCTTCTTTCTTCTCTACAACGGCCTCGTCATCGGCGCCGTCGCCGGCTACGTCGGGGCGGCCGGGTTTGGCGGGAACATCGGCACGTTCATGTGCGGGCATGCGCCCTTCGAGCTCACCGCGATCGTCATCTCGGGCGCGGCGGGGCTGCGGATGGGGTACGCGCTGGTCGTGACGAACGGCCGCACGCGGCTCGGATCGCTGCGCGAGAGCGCGCCCGAGATTGCGCGCCTCGTCGGCGGCGCGGCGTTCATGCTGCTCATCGCGGCGCTGGTCGAGGGCTTCTGGTCGCCCTCTGCGGTCGCGGCGCCCGTCAAATGGACCGTGGCCTCCATCTTCACGCTCGCCGTCGCCGCGTGGCTCGCCCTCGGCGGGCGCGCGGGCGCCCTGCAGCGGAGGAGCGCGTGA
- a CDS encoding RDD family protein, with protein sequence MLERAHTAHPIDTTAEIETPEHLRFHYPIAGPARRGIAYLIDFLISGFVMALFGLAAFIGGIAVGDAIGEVSFGIVLLVKFLFDWLYFVLFEMVWNGRSPGKRALDLRVVTVHGHPLRLADSFLRNLLRAADMLPWGYVVGGVVAALDGRFRRLGDMVAGTMVIVEERRAVAASIRIEPPPTDKELRSIPQRLPLSGEELEAIDLFLRRKDKLGPAREEELASMVAPIFAKRMGVRYKDATRFLMLLHFRANTRRKAA encoded by the coding sequence ATGCTCGAGCGCGCCCACACGGCCCACCCCATCGACACCACGGCCGAGATCGAGACGCCGGAGCACCTGCGCTTCCATTACCCGATTGCCGGGCCGGCGCGCCGCGGGATTGCCTATCTCATCGACTTCTTGATCTCCGGCTTCGTCATGGCCCTCTTCGGCCTCGCCGCCTTCATCGGCGGCATCGCGGTGGGCGACGCGATCGGCGAGGTCTCTTTCGGCATCGTGCTGCTGGTCAAGTTCCTGTTCGATTGGCTCTATTTCGTCCTCTTCGAGATGGTCTGGAACGGCCGCAGCCCCGGCAAGCGCGCGCTCGACCTGCGCGTCGTGACCGTGCACGGCCACCCCTTGCGCCTCGCGGACAGCTTTCTCAGGAACCTCTTGCGCGCGGCCGACATGCTCCCCTGGGGCTATGTCGTGGGAGGGGTCGTCGCGGCCCTCGACGGGCGTTTTCGCAGGCTCGGCGACATGGTCGCGGGCACCATGGTGATCGTCGAGGAGCGGCGCGCCGTGGCCGCCTCGATTCGCATCGAGCCGCCGCCGACCGACAAGGAATTGCGCAGCATTCCCCAGCGCCTGCCGCTCTCGGGCGAGGAGCTCGAGGCGATCGACCTGTTCTTGCGTCGCAAGGACAAGCTCGGGCCTGCGCGCGAGGAGGAGCTCGCTTCGATGGTGGCGCCCATCTTCGCCAAGCGCATGGGCGTGCGTTACAAGGACGCGACGCGCTTCCTCATGCTCCTGCACTTCCGGGCGAACACGCGGAGGAAGGCTGCGTGA
- a CDS encoding RDD family protein: MSIPMSQGFDNGNVNPYAPPEARDFDIDSPNAFEPQLLASRGSRLGARLIDGLLQYAAAFLIGTGVRLALGLPRRSLNEAGVDTYVLGAFAWLVPLSVQWYLTATTGQSIGKRLLGLKIVKMDGSPVDFVSGVILREWIGRLIDSVTCGIGTLMIFGDQQRCLHDHVASTKVILAGSSD; this comes from the coding sequence ATGAGCATCCCCATGTCCCAGGGCTTCGACAACGGCAACGTGAATCCGTATGCGCCTCCGGAGGCGCGGGACTTCGACATCGACTCGCCGAACGCGTTCGAGCCCCAGCTCCTTGCCTCGCGCGGCTCGCGCCTCGGTGCCCGCTTGATCGACGGGCTGCTCCAGTATGCCGCCGCGTTCCTCATCGGCACGGGCGTCCGCCTGGCCCTGGGCCTGCCCAGGCGCTCGCTGAACGAGGCCGGCGTCGACACCTATGTCCTCGGCGCCTTCGCGTGGCTCGTCCCGCTGAGCGTGCAATGGTATCTCACGGCGACGACGGGGCAGTCGATCGGCAAGCGGCTGCTCGGCCTCAAGATCGTCAAGATGGACGGCTCTCCGGTCGACTTCGTGAGCGGCGTGATCCTGCGCGAATGGATCGGGCGCCTCATCGACAGCGTCACGTGCGGCATCGGTACCCTCATGATTTTCGGCGACCAGCAGCGGTGCCTGCACGACCACGTCGCGAGCACGAAGGTCATCCTCGCCGGCTCGTCCGATTGA
- a CDS encoding ABC transporter ATP-binding protein: MGIVELRKVVKRFGQTEVVRAIDLVVEKGEFLTFLGPSGCGKTTTLRMIGGFELPSSGEVWLNGREVSALPPYKRDVNTVFQSYALFPHMSVRQNVAYGLEQKKLPKAEIARKVAEALVMVRMDAFADRKPREMSGGQQQRVAVARAIVNGPSVLLLDEPLGALDLKLRKEMQFELKQLQRKLGMTFIYVTHDQEEALTMSDRIAVMNGGRIEQIDVPTEIYNRPRTRFVADFVGETNLLAGAVERTGGEHVLALGEARVPIAPAQPLEAGSSAWLSVRPETVALREERGGVGDVALEGTVEETVFVGNHRKTIVRLPGGARIVATEPPSARGALEPGKRVYVGWSSESAVVLEA; this comes from the coding sequence ATGGGCATCGTCGAGCTGCGCAAGGTGGTCAAGCGCTTCGGGCAGACCGAGGTCGTCCGCGCGATCGATCTCGTCGTCGAGAAGGGCGAGTTCCTCACGTTCCTCGGCCCGAGCGGGTGCGGCAAGACGACCACGCTGCGGATGATCGGCGGCTTCGAGCTGCCCTCCTCCGGCGAGGTGTGGCTGAACGGCCGCGAGGTCTCCGCGCTGCCTCCCTACAAGCGCGACGTGAACACCGTCTTCCAGAGCTACGCGCTCTTCCCGCACATGAGCGTGCGGCAGAACGTCGCCTACGGCCTCGAGCAGAAGAAGCTCCCCAAGGCCGAGATCGCGCGCAAGGTGGCCGAAGCCCTGGTCATGGTGCGCATGGACGCGTTCGCCGATCGCAAGCCCCGCGAGATGAGCGGCGGCCAGCAGCAGCGCGTCGCCGTGGCGCGCGCGATCGTCAATGGCCCGAGCGTCTTGCTCCTCGACGAGCCGCTCGGCGCGCTCGACCTGAAGCTGCGCAAGGAAATGCAGTTTGAGCTCAAACAACTGCAGCGCAAGCTCGGCATGACGTTCATCTACGTCACCCACGACCAGGAAGAGGCGCTCACCATGAGCGACCGGATCGCCGTGATGAACGGCGGCCGGATCGAGCAGATCGACGTCCCCACCGAGATCTACAACCGCCCGCGAACGCGCTTCGTGGCCGATTTCGTGGGGGAGACGAACCTGCTCGCGGGCGCGGTGGAGCGCACGGGGGGCGAGCACGTGCTCGCGCTCGGCGAGGCGCGCGTGCCCATCGCGCCCGCGCAGCCGCTGGAGGCGGGCTCCTCCGCGTGGCTCAGCGTGCGGCCCGAGACCGTGGCGCTGCGCGAGGAGCGGGGCGGGGTGGGGGACGTGGCGCTCGAGGGGACCGTCGAGGAGACGGTCTTCGTGGGCAATCACCGCAAGACCATCGTTCGCCTGCCCGGCGGCGCGCGCATCGTGGCCACCGAGCCGCCCTCCGCGCGCGGCGCCCTCGAGCCCGGAAAGCGCGTCTATGTCGGCTGGTCGTCCGAGAGCGCGGTCGTGCTCGAGGCGTGA
- a CDS encoding ABC transporter permease: MRARGGVDPITALLGIFAAGVLAFVYLPMIVVVVYSFNPDAVNVFPMRGVSLRWYRAMLDNAHLMDALRLSIMVALGGTSIGLLLGVPGAIAMARHDFPGKRILERIVLLPLTLPGIVTGVAMLSFFPLLGVPVSLLAVLIGHGTFLIALTLTQVYARLKRIDPSLEEASADLGAPPLTTFFRVILPNIRTAIIGSALLSFTLSLDEIPVTFFLIAGDNTLPIEIYTIMRRGITPEVNAISTLVFGVSLVLILVASALGEREKER; the protein is encoded by the coding sequence GTGAGGGCGAGGGGCGGCGTCGATCCGATCACCGCGCTGCTCGGCATCTTCGCCGCAGGCGTGCTCGCGTTCGTCTACCTGCCGATGATCGTCGTCGTCGTCTACTCGTTCAACCCCGACGCGGTGAACGTGTTCCCGATGCGCGGCGTCTCGCTCCGCTGGTATCGCGCCATGCTCGACAACGCGCACCTCATGGACGCGCTGCGCCTGTCGATCATGGTCGCGCTCGGCGGCACCTCGATCGGCCTCCTCCTCGGCGTCCCCGGCGCGATCGCGATGGCGCGGCACGATTTCCCGGGCAAGCGCATCCTCGAGCGCATCGTCCTCTTGCCGCTGACGCTCCCCGGCATCGTCACGGGCGTCGCCATGCTGAGCTTCTTCCCGCTGCTCGGCGTGCCCGTATCGCTGCTCGCCGTGCTCATCGGCCACGGCACGTTCCTCATCGCGCTCACGCTCACGCAGGTCTACGCGCGCTTGAAGCGGATCGACCCGTCGCTCGAGGAGGCCTCGGCCGACCTCGGGGCGCCGCCGCTCACCACGTTCTTCCGCGTGATCCTGCCCAACATCCGCACGGCCATCATCGGCTCGGCGCTCCTGTCGTTCACGCTCTCGCTCGACGAGATCCCGGTGACCTTCTTCCTCATCGCCGGCGACAACACGCTGCCGATCGAGATCTACACCATCATGCGAAGAGGCATCACGCCCGAGGTGAACGCCATCTCCACCCTGGTCTTCGGGGTTTCTCTGGTCCTCATCCTGGTCGCCTCGGCGCTCGGCGAGCGCGAAAAGGAGCGCTGA
- a CDS encoding ABC transporter permease produces MTKSPPSPRRRALLFLVLPTSLWLLFFLVLPYCGLLVQSFLGTNEFGDVVFSPTLDPWKSFFKKSLYTGTLFYTFKIAAIVTFASVAFSVPLAYFIAFKLTRGKQLVYTLVVVPLWVSYIVRAYAWKIILGREGILNTFLQWTGITHAPVEAFLYSQWAIVIGLVHIYTPFVLMPVYTAFENIPRPLIEASKDLGAGRLTTFLRVVLPLALPGVIAGSTFAFVLTLGDFLGPLLLGGTDTMMISNIVQNLFGTSNDRPLGSVVGMVMLAIVLLVLEATARAEKSFASLESGRGRFGGTA; encoded by the coding sequence ATGACGAAGTCTCCCCCCTCGCCCCGGCGGCGGGCGCTGCTCTTCCTGGTCCTGCCCACCTCGCTCTGGCTGCTCTTCTTCCTCGTCCTGCCGTACTGCGGCCTGCTCGTTCAGAGCTTTCTCGGCACCAACGAATTCGGCGACGTGGTCTTTTCGCCCACGCTCGACCCGTGGAAGAGCTTCTTCAAGAAATCGCTCTACACCGGGACGCTCTTCTACACGTTCAAGATCGCCGCCATCGTCACCTTTGCGAGCGTCGCCTTCAGCGTGCCGCTCGCCTATTTCATCGCGTTCAAGCTCACGCGCGGCAAGCAGCTCGTCTACACGCTCGTCGTGGTCCCGCTGTGGGTGAGCTACATCGTCCGCGCTTACGCCTGGAAGATCATCCTCGGCCGCGAGGGGATCTTGAACACGTTCCTTCAGTGGACGGGCATCACGCACGCGCCCGTGGAGGCGTTTCTCTACAGCCAGTGGGCGATCGTGATCGGGCTCGTGCACATCTACACGCCCTTCGTGCTCATGCCCGTCTACACCGCGTTCGAGAACATCCCGCGGCCGCTCATCGAGGCCTCGAAGGATCTCGGCGCCGGCAGGCTCACCACGTTCTTGCGCGTGGTCTTGCCGCTCGCGCTGCCCGGGGTCATCGCGGGCTCGACCTTCGCCTTCGTGCTCACCCTCGGCGACTTCCTCGGGCCGCTGCTGCTCGGCGGCACCGACACGATGATGATCTCCAACATCGTGCAGAACCTCTTCGGCACCTCCAATGATCGCCCGCTCGGATCGGTGGTCGGCATGGTGATGCTCGCGATCGTGCTCCTGGTCCTCGAGGCCACGGCGCGCGCGGAGAAGAGCTTCGCGAGCCTCGAGTCGGGCCGCGGTCGCTTCGGGGGGACGGCGTGA
- a CDS encoding ABC transporter substrate-binding protein — MTRLLNGISWVGLAVVGLAVSACGKTDTKPEATTDQKPATPAKADDSTRFKGQTLNLLTWEGYADPKFTKGFEEKYGVTVKGTYFGSSDELVAKLKSSPGVYDVVSPSSDVAYSLVQGGLIEPIDTSKISSFNDLAKEIRDMDDAKKGDKLYGIPFTWGPDYLIYDANVVKEEPKSWKVFYDPQYKGKVSLWDDISNIYLVGQIMGLDKDKPEALYNMTEEQLAEAKKKLVELKPQVRKYWATAGELNDLFKNKEVVLAVGWPLTVGTLNKEGMNLKGVVPEEGATGWIDRLMIPSSSKNKELATLYLDYVTQPKAQALVMDATGGYCVANSKASEHLAEDYKKSPCVTEAANYFKRLNFWRYAKDRKRYNEVWNEIKSAQ, encoded by the coding sequence ATGACGCGTCTTTTGAATGGTATTTCGTGGGTGGGGCTCGCCGTCGTCGGGCTCGCCGTGTCCGCGTGTGGAAAGACCGATACCAAGCCCGAGGCGACGACGGATCAAAAGCCCGCGACGCCCGCGAAGGCCGACGACTCCACGCGTTTCAAGGGACAGACCTTGAACCTCCTCACCTGGGAGGGCTATGCCGATCCCAAGTTCACGAAGGGGTTCGAGGAGAAATACGGCGTCACCGTGAAGGGCACGTATTTCGGCTCGAGCGACGAGCTCGTCGCGAAGCTGAAGTCGAGCCCCGGCGTCTACGACGTCGTCTCGCCCTCGTCGGACGTCGCGTATTCGCTCGTGCAGGGCGGCCTCATCGAGCCGATCGACACCTCGAAGATCTCGAGCTTCAACGATCTCGCCAAGGAGATCAGGGACATGGACGACGCCAAGAAGGGCGACAAGCTCTATGGCATTCCGTTCACCTGGGGCCCTGATTACCTCATTTACGACGCCAACGTCGTGAAGGAGGAGCCGAAGAGCTGGAAGGTCTTCTACGACCCGCAATACAAGGGCAAGGTCAGCCTCTGGGACGACATCTCGAACATCTACCTCGTCGGCCAGATCATGGGGCTCGACAAGGACAAGCCCGAGGCGCTCTACAACATGACCGAGGAGCAGCTCGCCGAGGCGAAGAAGAAGCTCGTCGAGCTGAAGCCCCAGGTGCGTAAATACTGGGCGACCGCGGGCGAGCTGAACGATCTCTTCAAGAACAAGGAGGTCGTCCTCGCCGTGGGCTGGCCGCTCACCGTGGGCACGCTCAATAAAGAGGGCATGAACCTGAAGGGCGTGGTCCCCGAGGAGGGCGCCACGGGCTGGATCGATCGGCTCATGATCCCCTCGTCGTCGAAGAACAAGGAGCTGGCGACGCTCTATCTCGATTACGTGACCCAGCCCAAGGCCCAGGCGCTCGTGATGGACGCGACGGGCGGCTATTGCGTCGCGAACTCGAAGGCGAGCGAGCACCTCGCGGAGGACTACAAGAAGAGCCCCTGCGTGACCGAGGCCGCGAATTACTTCAAGCGCCTCAATTTCTGGCGCTATGCCAAGGACCGCAAGCGCTACAACGAGGTCTGGAACGAGATCAAGAGCGCCCAGTAA